A genomic stretch from Alosa sapidissima isolate fAloSap1 chromosome 3, fAloSap1.pri, whole genome shotgun sequence includes:
- the rpl27 gene encoding 60S ribosomal protein L27 has translation MGKFMKPGKVVMVLAGRYAGRKAVIVKNIDDGTADRPYSHALVSGIDRYPRKVTTTMGKKKIAKRSKIKAFVKVFNYNHLMPTRYSVDIPLDKTVVNKDVFRDPALKRKARREAKVKFEERYKTGKNKWFFQKLRF, from the exons ATGGGCAAGTTCATGAAACCTGGGAAGGTGGTGATGGTCCTGGCTGGACGCTACGCAGGACGCAAAGCAGTCATTGTCAAG AACATTGATGATGGTACAGCTGACCGTCCATACAGTCATGCTCTGGTCTCTGGCATTGACCGCTACCCTCGCAAGGTGACCACAACCATGGGCAAGAAGAAGATTGCCAAGAGATCTAAAATCAAGGCTTTCGTCAAGGTGTTCAACTACAACCACCTTATGCCAACCAG GTACTCTGTTGACATTCCCCTGGACAAAACCGTTGTCAACAAGGACGTCTTCAGGGACCCTGCTCTGAAGCGCAAAGCCAGGCGCGAGGCTAAGGTCAAGTTTGAGGAGAG ATACAAGACCGGCAAGAACAAATGGTTCTTCCAGAAGCTCAGATTCTAG
- the rundc1 gene encoding RUN domain-containing protein 1 isoform X1, protein MSEELSTSDSEAAVVGHGERWAPVGAVANPEDERGKRDLLEPKRLGSLSASEAEMAARLRKLEEERELSNSSLLALTSHFAQVQFRLKQIVHAQSDEKERMLMDLEEFAFKGCPHVVGCRAKDAQLLENSEELSEREKRERLEAQREKQKELIVQLKTQLDDLERFAYQEGSYDSLPQSVVMEKQRVIIDELIKKLDVNLNEDIGQLSPEELRQRVDAAIAQIVNPARVKEQLVDQLKTQIRDLEMFINFIQDEVGNPLLSDGQHSQQAGTSQPNSRGPGGRKKVDPEQAQRMRETGLQLIQRALAVLQIFAVSQFGCAAGHVPQTLWSQGSEASHPDYGPLLQRLEAAVESVRIQAAGRQSVSQEEQHMVSYTVCLSPGGPRDELTTAVRKDLAMALRDLLAHGLYAPSQGMSLVLAPIACLLPYGPGQAKNMHPWELFVKYYHSKDGPAFVESPARQLSQSFSLPVGGGGGAGAGGGGPVTVTPKQSLLWAVHSVLHEHSRYKRGADSEFKALVCVALNERRLVSWLNLLCKSGALVGPHYQPWSYMAQTGFEGALRILGRLSHLKFSLPVDLAVRQLKNIKDAF, encoded by the exons ATGTCAGAGGAGCTGTCAACATCGGACAGCGAAGCTGCCGTGGTTGGTCATGGAGAACGATGGGCTCCGGTTGGAGCTGTGGCCAACCCGGAGGATGAACGAGGGAAACGGGACTTGCTGGAGCCCAAAAGGTTAGGCTCGCTGTCGGCCAGCGAAGCTGAGATGGCTGCCAGGCTGCGGAAACTGGAAGAGGAGCGAGAACTGTCGAATTCATCGCTTCTCGCCCTAACATCACATTTTGCACAGGTGCAGTTTCGACTGAAACAGATCGTTCATGCACAGAGCgatgagaaggagagaatgcTCATGGATCTCGAGGAGTTCGCTTTCAAAGGCTGTCCGCATGTTGTTGGCTGTCGGGCGAAGGATGCGCAACTGCTGGAGAACTCG GAGGAACTC AGTGAGCGGGAGAAGAGAGAGCGCTTAGAGGcccagagagagaagcagaaggAACTGATAGTGCAACTGAAGACCCAACTGGACGACCTGGAGCGCTTTGCCTACCAGGAAGGCAGCTATGATTCCCTGCCTCAGTCTGTGGTGATGGAGAAGCAAAGG GTGATCATTGATGAGCTGATTAAAAAACTGGACGTGAATCTCAATGAGGACATTGGGCAGCTGAGTCCAGAGGAGCTGAGGCAGAGAGTAGACGCTGCCATCGCCCAGATCGTCAACCCGGCCCGGGTCAAAGAGCAGCTGGTGGACCAGCTCAAGACCCAGATCCGAGATCTGGAGATGTTCATCAACTTCATCCAAG ATGAGGTGGGAAATCCTTTACTCTCTGATGGTCAGCACAGCCAGCAGGCTGGGACGTCCCAACCCAACTCCAGAGGCCcaggggggagaaagaaag TGGACCCCGAGCAGGCCCAGAGGATGCGTGAAACTGGCCTGCAGCTGATCCAGCGTGCCTTGGCCGTCCTGCAGATCTTTGCCGTGAGCCAGTTTGGCTGCGCAGCGGGCCACGTGCCCCAGACCCTGTGGTCGCAGGGCAGTGAGGCCAGCCACCCTGACTACGGCCCCCTGCTGCAGCGTCTGGAGGCGGCCGTGGAGAGTGTGCGCATCCAGGCGGCCGGCCGCCAGTCGGTCTCCCAAGAGGAGCAGCACATGGTCAGCTACACAGTGTGCCTGTCGCCCGGCGGGCCGCGTGACGAGCTGACCACTGCCGTGCGCAAGGACCTGGCCATGGCCCTACGTGACCTGCTGGCCCACGGCCTATATGCGCCCTCGCAGGGCATGAGCCTGGTGCTGGCGCCCATCGCCTGCTTGCTCCCCTACGGACCCGGTCAGGCCAAGAACATGCACCCGTGGGAGCTCTTCGTCAAGTACTACCACTCCAAGGACGGCCCAGCGTTTGTGGAGTCGCCGGCGCGCCAGCTCTCGCAGTCCTTCAGCCTGCCCGTGGGCGGCGGAGGAGGTGCCGGGGCGGGCGGCGGGGGTCCGGTGACGGTGACGCCCAAGCAGTCGCTGCTGTGGGCCGTGCACTCGGTGCTGCACGAACACAGCCGCTACAAGCGTGGCGCCGACTCCGAGTTCAAGGCGCTGGTGTGCGTGGCGCTCAACGAGCGCCGTCTGGTCTCCTGGCTCAACCTGCTCTGCAAGTCGGGCGCGCTGGTGGGGCCACACTACCAGCCATGGAGCTACATGGCCCAGACCGGCTTCGAGGGCGCCCTGCGCATCCTCGGCCGCCTCAGCCACCTCAAGTTCAGCCTGCCCGTCGATCTGGCCGTGAGGCAGCTCAAGAACATCAAGGACGCCTTCTGA
- the rundc1 gene encoding RUN domain-containing protein 1 isoform X2, with amino-acid sequence MSEELSTSDSEAAVVGHGERWAPVGAVANPEDERGKRDLLEPKRLGSLSASEAEMAARLRKLEEERELSNSSLLALTSHFAQVQFRLKQIVHAQSDEKERMLMDLEEFAFKGCPHVVGCRAKDAQLLENSSEREKRERLEAQREKQKELIVQLKTQLDDLERFAYQEGSYDSLPQSVVMEKQRVIIDELIKKLDVNLNEDIGQLSPEELRQRVDAAIAQIVNPARVKEQLVDQLKTQIRDLEMFINFIQDEVGNPLLSDGQHSQQAGTSQPNSRGPGGRKKVDPEQAQRMRETGLQLIQRALAVLQIFAVSQFGCAAGHVPQTLWSQGSEASHPDYGPLLQRLEAAVESVRIQAAGRQSVSQEEQHMVSYTVCLSPGGPRDELTTAVRKDLAMALRDLLAHGLYAPSQGMSLVLAPIACLLPYGPGQAKNMHPWELFVKYYHSKDGPAFVESPARQLSQSFSLPVGGGGGAGAGGGGPVTVTPKQSLLWAVHSVLHEHSRYKRGADSEFKALVCVALNERRLVSWLNLLCKSGALVGPHYQPWSYMAQTGFEGALRILGRLSHLKFSLPVDLAVRQLKNIKDAF; translated from the exons ATGTCAGAGGAGCTGTCAACATCGGACAGCGAAGCTGCCGTGGTTGGTCATGGAGAACGATGGGCTCCGGTTGGAGCTGTGGCCAACCCGGAGGATGAACGAGGGAAACGGGACTTGCTGGAGCCCAAAAGGTTAGGCTCGCTGTCGGCCAGCGAAGCTGAGATGGCTGCCAGGCTGCGGAAACTGGAAGAGGAGCGAGAACTGTCGAATTCATCGCTTCTCGCCCTAACATCACATTTTGCACAGGTGCAGTTTCGACTGAAACAGATCGTTCATGCACAGAGCgatgagaaggagagaatgcTCATGGATCTCGAGGAGTTCGCTTTCAAAGGCTGTCCGCATGTTGTTGGCTGTCGGGCGAAGGATGCGCAACTGCTGGAGAACTCG AGTGAGCGGGAGAAGAGAGAGCGCTTAGAGGcccagagagagaagcagaaggAACTGATAGTGCAACTGAAGACCCAACTGGACGACCTGGAGCGCTTTGCCTACCAGGAAGGCAGCTATGATTCCCTGCCTCAGTCTGTGGTGATGGAGAAGCAAAGG GTGATCATTGATGAGCTGATTAAAAAACTGGACGTGAATCTCAATGAGGACATTGGGCAGCTGAGTCCAGAGGAGCTGAGGCAGAGAGTAGACGCTGCCATCGCCCAGATCGTCAACCCGGCCCGGGTCAAAGAGCAGCTGGTGGACCAGCTCAAGACCCAGATCCGAGATCTGGAGATGTTCATCAACTTCATCCAAG ATGAGGTGGGAAATCCTTTACTCTCTGATGGTCAGCACAGCCAGCAGGCTGGGACGTCCCAACCCAACTCCAGAGGCCcaggggggagaaagaaag TGGACCCCGAGCAGGCCCAGAGGATGCGTGAAACTGGCCTGCAGCTGATCCAGCGTGCCTTGGCCGTCCTGCAGATCTTTGCCGTGAGCCAGTTTGGCTGCGCAGCGGGCCACGTGCCCCAGACCCTGTGGTCGCAGGGCAGTGAGGCCAGCCACCCTGACTACGGCCCCCTGCTGCAGCGTCTGGAGGCGGCCGTGGAGAGTGTGCGCATCCAGGCGGCCGGCCGCCAGTCGGTCTCCCAAGAGGAGCAGCACATGGTCAGCTACACAGTGTGCCTGTCGCCCGGCGGGCCGCGTGACGAGCTGACCACTGCCGTGCGCAAGGACCTGGCCATGGCCCTACGTGACCTGCTGGCCCACGGCCTATATGCGCCCTCGCAGGGCATGAGCCTGGTGCTGGCGCCCATCGCCTGCTTGCTCCCCTACGGACCCGGTCAGGCCAAGAACATGCACCCGTGGGAGCTCTTCGTCAAGTACTACCACTCCAAGGACGGCCCAGCGTTTGTGGAGTCGCCGGCGCGCCAGCTCTCGCAGTCCTTCAGCCTGCCCGTGGGCGGCGGAGGAGGTGCCGGGGCGGGCGGCGGGGGTCCGGTGACGGTGACGCCCAAGCAGTCGCTGCTGTGGGCCGTGCACTCGGTGCTGCACGAACACAGCCGCTACAAGCGTGGCGCCGACTCCGAGTTCAAGGCGCTGGTGTGCGTGGCGCTCAACGAGCGCCGTCTGGTCTCCTGGCTCAACCTGCTCTGCAAGTCGGGCGCGCTGGTGGGGCCACACTACCAGCCATGGAGCTACATGGCCCAGACCGGCTTCGAGGGCGCCCTGCGCATCCTCGGCCGCCTCAGCCACCTCAAGTTCAGCCTGCCCGTCGATCTGGCCGTGAGGCAGCTCAAGAACATCAAGGACGCCTTCTGA